ACTTTACAGCTGGAAATCTCTGTTTAGTGATGGGCTATTCTGGTGACGTGGTAAGGTCTGTTGAAAGAGCAAAAGAAATAAATCCAGATATTACACTAGAATATGTTGTCCCTAAAGAAGGCACTAACATATGGTTTGATATGCTAATGATTCCTAAAGGAGCTAAGAACTTAGATAAAGTCTATGAGCTAATGAATTACATAATTGATCCATATGTTGCGGCTCAAAATAGTAATTATTTATATCAACCAAATGCTATGACTGGTAATGAAAAATACCTATCAAAGCTATTTGATGATACAAATATAAAACCCTCTAATGAAATGCTAGAAAAAATGTATGTTTTAAATATTCACGATGCTGAAACACAATCTTTTATTAGCAGAATGTGGATGAATGTAAAATATGGTATAAGATTCGAACCTAAATTTTATAAAGAAAATAAATCAAATTAATCCTAAATTTTCAAAACCAATACTATCTAATGCTCCATATAAAATAACAGCGACAGCATTAGATAAATTTAAACTTCTACTGTTCTTATTCATAGGAATCTTTATTTGTGTTTCTCCTAAAGATTCTAAAATATCAGCAGGCAACCCCCTAGTCTCTGGACCAAACAAAAGCATATCATCTTCAGAAAACTTTACTTGATGATAATAATTACTAGCTTTAGTAGTACAAGCCCAAATCTGTTTATCTTG
This region of Francisella frigiditurris genomic DNA includes:
- the trmL gene encoding tRNA (uridine(34)/cytosine(34)/5-carboxymethylaminomethyluridine(34)-2'-O)-methyltransferase TrmL yields the protein MLNVVLYEPEIPPNTGNIIRLCANVGANLHLIEPLGFKLDDKQLRRAGLDYHEFADIKIYKDFKDFIEQNQDKQIWACTTKASNYYHQVKFSEDDMLLFGPETRGLPADILESLGETQIKIPMNKNSRSLNLSNAVAVILYGALDSIGFENLGLI